A genomic region of Campylobacter corcagiensis contains the following coding sequences:
- the carB gene encoding carbamoyl-phosphate synthase large subunit produces MKRDDFKTVLVIGSGPIVIGQACEFDYSGTQAIKTLKALGYRVVLINSNPATIMTDADFADRTYIEPITKDSIIRIIKAEGVEAILPTMGGQVALNAAMDVYNSGEAKDIKFIGATPEVITKGEDRIAFKEAMLKIGMDMPRSTYAYDMDEALKAADEIGFPLIIRASYTLGGAGSGVAYNIDEFKAIASSGLDISPISEILIEESLLGWEEFEMEVIRDRTGKSILVCSIENIDPMGVHTGDSITVAPQLTMDDETFSRMKEQSFKIVEEVGINSGGSNIQFAYNRENKRLIVIEMNPRVSRSSALASKATGYPIAKVSTMLAAGFSLEEIGMDFEPNVDYIVAKVPKFAFEKFPGASTRLGTAMKSVGEVMSIGANFKECFQKALCSLEEGLSGFNKISYKNKDELIYNLRHANHKRILYTVQALRDGMSIDEVHEYTKINKFFLQEFMDLVEFEKSVDMDILNDKAKLKQAKLIGFSDAMLAKIINEKDSLNLTKNDIYYARKLFDIKQNYKKVPTKEGANYLYSSFGVEDEPVVKSDKKVLIIGGGPNRIGQGIEFDYCCVHASYALKELGVTTIMYNCNPETVSTDYDTSDILYFEPIDFERLRAVIDREKPDGVIVHFGGQTPLKFSKSLSVIGAKIIGTSPRVIDLAEDRKKFSEFIRNLGITQPKNSTATSKEEAVIKAREIGYPVLVRPSYVLGGRAMKKVANESELREYMDEAVSVSHHSPVLLDKFLQDAVEVDVDAISDGKEVFVGAILEHVEEAGIHSGDSVSMMPPFSLSKEIIDEIYSYTKDIAINLGVVGLLNIQFAVHDGKIYMIEVNPRASRTVPFVSKAIGIAMAKVATRVMWQGGLKEALAYYDKYAVVYEENGIYKPNLRGQVAIKESVFPFNKLAGADVILGPEMKSTGEVMGISDSYTKSFVKSQIAAGNALPTSGVVFISLADDDKEKGVEVAKNFEKLGFEILATSGTYKFLSQNGVNCKMVYKISEGRPNIEDRLKNKDIALVINTSDNKSSTSDAATIRQLVLRFKLPYYTTIKAALVASTSIEVVKDALEVKPLQEYLS; encoded by the coding sequence ATGAAAAGAGATGACTTTAAGACAGTTTTGGTTATAGGAAGTGGTCCTATTGTGATAGGTCAAGCATGTGAGTTTGATTATAGTGGTACTCAAGCAATTAAAACATTAAAAGCTCTTGGATATAGAGTTGTGCTTATAAACTCAAATCCAGCTACTATCATGACAGATGCTGATTTTGCTGATAGAACATATATTGAACCCATTACAAAAGATAGTATTATTCGTATCATTAAAGCTGAAGGCGTAGAGGCGATTTTGCCAACTATGGGTGGTCAAGTTGCGCTAAATGCTGCTATGGATGTATATAATAGTGGTGAAGCAAAAGATATCAAATTCATTGGTGCAACACCTGAAGTTATAACAAAAGGCGAAGATAGGATAGCTTTTAAAGAGGCAATGCTTAAAATCGGCATGGATATGCCACGCTCAACCTATGCTTATGATATGGATGAAGCTTTAAAAGCAGCTGATGAAATAGGTTTTCCACTCATTATAAGAGCTAGTTATACACTAGGCGGGGCAGGAAGCGGGGTAGCTTATAATATTGATGAGTTTAAAGCAATAGCAAGTAGTGGTCTTGATATCAGCCCAATAAGTGAAATTTTAATAGAAGAGAGCCTTCTTGGTTGGGAAGAGTTTGAAATGGAGGTTATAAGAGATAGAACAGGTAAATCAATTCTTGTTTGTTCTATAGAAAACATTGATCCAATGGGCGTTCATACAGGTGATAGCATTACAGTAGCACCACAGCTTACAATGGATGATGAGACCTTTTCAAGGATGAAAGAACAAAGCTTTAAAATCGTTGAAGAAGTTGGTATAAATAGCGGTGGAAGTAACATCCAATTTGCATATAATAGAGAAAATAAAAGACTTATTGTTATAGAGATGAATCCGAGGGTTTCAAGAAGTTCAGCTCTTGCTAGCAAAGCAACAGGATACCCAATAGCTAAAGTATCAACTATGCTTGCTGCTGGTTTTAGTTTAGAAGAGATAGGTATGGATTTTGAGCCAAATGTTGATTATATAGTAGCAAAAGTGCCAAAATTTGCTTTTGAGAAATTTCCAGGAGCAAGCACAAGGTTAGGAACAGCTATGAAGTCAGTTGGCGAGGTTATGAGTATAGGTGCAAATTTCAAAGAGTGTTTTCAAAAAGCACTTTGTAGCCTTGAAGAGGGACTATCAGGATTTAACAAAATAAGTTATAAAAATAAAGATGAGTTAATATACAACCTAAGACACGCAAATCATAAAAGAATTCTCTACACAGTTCAAGCCCTAAGAGATGGCATGAGCATAGATGAGGTCCATGAGTATACAAAGATAAATAAATTTTTCTTACAAGAATTTATGGATTTGGTTGAGTTTGAAAAAAGCGTTGATATGGATATATTAAATGACAAAGCTAAGTTGAAACAAGCAAAGCTTATAGGCTTTAGTGATGCTATGCTAGCTAAAATCATAAACGAAAAAGACTCTTTAAATTTAACTAAAAACGACATATATTATGCTAGAAAGCTCTTTGATATCAAACAAAACTATAAAAAAGTACCTACAAAAGAGGGTGCAAACTATCTATATTCAAGTTTTGGCGTTGAAGATGAACCAGTAGTTAAATCAGACAAAAAAGTACTAATAATAGGTGGTGGACCAAATAGAATAGGTCAAGGAATCGAGTTTGATTACTGTTGTGTTCACGCAAGTTATGCACTAAAAGAGCTAGGCGTTACGACGATAATGTATAATTGCAACCCTGAAACTGTAAGTACGGATTATGATACGAGCGATATTTTATATTTTGAACCAATTGACTTTGAAAGATTAAGAGCAGTTATTGACAGAGAAAAACCAGATGGCGTTATAGTTCATTTTGGTGGACAAACTCCACTTAAATTCTCTAAAAGTTTAAGTGTTATTGGGGCTAAGATAATAGGCACAAGCCCACGAGTTATTGATTTGGCTGAAGATAGAAAGAAATTTAGCGAATTTATTAGAAATTTAGGCATAACTCAACCTAAAAATTCTACTGCTACAAGCAAAGAAGAAGCAGTCATTAAAGCTAGGGAAATAGGTTATCCAGTCTTAGTTCGCCCAAGCTATGTTTTAGGTGGAAGAGCTATGAAAAAAGTAGCAAATGAGAGTGAATTAAGAGAGTATATGGACGAAGCAGTTAGCGTAAGTCACCACTCTCCTGTACTTCTTGATAAATTTTTACAAGATGCTGTTGAGGTTGATGTAGATGCTATAAGTGATGGCAAAGAGGTCTTTGTAGGTGCGATTTTAGAGCATGTAGAAGAAGCTGGAATTCACTCAGGTGATAGCGTTAGCATGATGCCTCCATTTAGCCTTAGCAAAGAGATAATCGATGAAATTTACTCCTACACAAAAGATATCGCTATAAATTTAGGCGTTGTTGGACTTTTAAACATCCAGTTTGCTGTTCACGATGGTAAAATTTATATGATAGAAGTAAATCCTAGAGCAAGCAGAACAGTGCCATTTGTAAGCAAAGCAATAGGCATAGCCATGGCAAAAGTTGCCACAAGAGTCATGTGGCAAGGCGGTCTTAAAGAGGCTTTAGCTTACTATGATAAATATGCAGTCGTTTATGAAGAAAACGGCATTTATAAGCCAAATTTAAGAGGTCAAGTTGCCATTAAAGAGAGTGTTTTTCCATTTAATAAACTTGCTGGAGCGGATGTTATTTTAGGACCTGAGATGAAATCAACTGGCGAAGTTATGGGCATAAGCGATAGTTATACAAAAAGCTTTGTTAAAAGCCAAATAGCAGCTGGAAATGCACTTCCAACAAGCGGTGTAGTTTTTATAAGTTTAGCTGATGATGATAAAGAAAAAGGCGTAGAAGTTGCTAAGAATTTTGAAAAGCTTGGCTTTGAAATTTTAGCAACTAGTGGAACTTATAAATTTTTAAGTCAAAATGGTGTTAATTGTAAAATGGTCTACAAAATAAGCGAAGGACGCCCAAATATCGAAGACAGGCTTAAAAACAAAGATATAGCTTTGGTTATAAATACAAGCGATAACAAATCAAGCACAAGCGATGCAGCCACCATAAGGCAGCTCGTACTTCGCTTTAAGCTTCCATACTACACAACTATAAAAGCAGCTCTTGTAGCTTCTACATCGATAGAGGTAGTAAAAGATGCTTTAGAAGTAAAGCCACTTCAAGAGTATTTATCTTAA
- a CDS encoding argininosuccinate synthase, whose protein sequence is MRALALFSGGLDSMLAIKLLRLQNIDITALHMDIGFGGREDRSEILKSRANEAGADFKVVDIKNPYLQDVLLNPKFGYGKHFNPCIDCHGYMFKTALSMLKSENASFIITGEVLAQRPMSQRKDALNSVLSLTGDENNLILRPLSAKLLKPTTPEINGWVDREKLLDISGRGRQRQLNMAKEFGFSDYESPGGGCLLTLESFSGKLKDALEFEGLDIPKDTEILKFGRHLRLPSGAKLIIGRDLNDNNKLESIKNPKFFEISLPKGVTGPYALISKEAASDDINLAAKLVLTYARTQKGEIYEISVDKNLINSTPFESKDEAKKYFVG, encoded by the coding sequence TTGAGAGCATTAGCACTATTTAGCGGTGGACTTGACAGCATGCTTGCCATCAAGCTTTTAAGGCTTCAAAACATAGATATCACCGCACTTCATATGGATATAGGTTTTGGTGGGCGTGAAGATAGAAGTGAAATTCTAAAATCAAGAGCAAACGAAGCAGGGGCGGATTTTAAAGTAGTGGATATAAAAAATCCTTACTTACAAGATGTGCTTTTAAATCCTAAATTTGGCTATGGTAAGCATTTTAATCCATGTATTGATTGTCATGGATATATGTTTAAGACAGCTTTAAGTATGCTAAAAAGCGAAAATGCAAGTTTCATCATCACAGGCGAAGTTTTAGCCCAACGTCCGATGAGCCAGCGAAAAGATGCACTAAATAGCGTCCTAAGTCTAACAGGAGATGAAAACAACTTAATCCTTCGCCCTTTAAGTGCTAAGTTGTTAAAGCCTACAACGCCTGAGATAAATGGCTGGGTTGATAGAGAAAAACTTCTTGATATCTCAGGAAGAGGAAGACAAAGGCAGTTAAATATGGCAAAAGAGTTTGGATTTAGCGATTATGAAAGTCCAGGTGGCGGGTGTTTACTAACTCTTGAAAGTTTTAGTGGGAAGCTAAAAGATGCTTTAGAATTTGAAGGTCTTGATATTCCAAAAGATACAGAGATTTTAAAATTTGGACGCCATTTAAGACTTCCTAGCGGAGCAAAACTTATCATCGGAAGAGATTTAAACGACAATAATAAGTTAGAATCTATAAAAAACCCTAAATTCTTTGAAATCTCACTGCCAAAGGGCGTTACTGGACCCTATGCTTTGATAAGCAAAGAAGCAGCTAGTGATGATATAAATTTAGCCGCAAAGCTTGTTTTAACATACGCTAGAACGCAAAAAGGTGAAATTTATGAAATTTCAGTTGATAAGAATTTGATTAATTCTACTCCATTTGAAAGCAAAGATGAAGCTAAAAAATACTTCGTTGGATAG
- a CDS encoding DUF883 family protein translates to MAAQDSMDAMKKELDSLKGEMKDLVNSMKSYGKQAIDSGKEKITDQISLDELQKTLDELKEKGKDGVHYVEKNIKDEPFKSVGITLAVGFVLGWLLRK, encoded by the coding sequence ATGGCTGCACAAGATAGTATGGATGCTATGAAAAAAGAGCTTGACTCTTTAAAAGGTGAGATGAAAGATTTAGTAAATTCTATGAAAAGCTATGGTAAGCAAGCTATTGATAGTGGAAAAGAGAAAATCACAGATCAAATTTCCCTTGATGAACTCCAAAAAACACTAGATGAACTTAAAGAAAAGGGCAAGGACGGTGTTCATTATGTGGAGAAAAATATAAAAGATGAGCCTTTTAAAAGCGTAGGAATAACTCTGGCTGTAGGCTTTGTGCTTGGTTGGTTATTAAGAAAATAG
- a CDS encoding DUF1328 family protein → MLRWVIILVVLSLVAGVLGFGGIAGAAASGARIIFYIFLVLLVASIIMSIIKKV, encoded by the coding sequence GTGCTAAGATGGGTTATAATTTTGGTTGTATTATCTTTGGTAGCTGGAGTTTTAGGCTTTGGCGGTATCGCTGGAGCAGCAGCTTCTGGAGCTAGGATAATATTTTACATATTCTTAGTTTTACTTGTTGCTTCTATTATTATGAGTATTATAAAAAAGGTCTAG
- a CDS encoding YnfA family protein — protein sequence MFVEIFYYIVAAFFEILGCYLFWIVFRHDKSSLYLGLGILSLMIFAFILTRVESEFAGRAYAAYGGIYILSSLLWLFFIEKTNVTKFDLIGASFCLFGASLIIFSALKKLS from the coding sequence GTGTTTGTAGAAATTTTTTACTATATAGTTGCAGCATTTTTTGAAATACTAGGATGCTATCTTTTTTGGATAGTTTTCAGACATGACAAAAGCTCATTATACCTTGGTCTTGGCATTTTATCGCTGATGATTTTTGCGTTTATTTTGACCCGTGTTGAGAGTGAATTTGCAGGTAGAGCGTACGCTGCTTACGGTGGTATTTATATATTAAGCTCACTTCTTTGGTTATTTTTTATAGAAAAAACAAATGTCACAAAATTTGATTTAATCGGTGCATCTTTTTGTCTGTTTGGAGCGTCTTTGATAATATTCTCAGCTCTTAAAAAGCTATCATAA
- a CDS encoding type II toxin-antitoxin system RelE/ParE family toxin, with the protein MVVFNNRFEYELKTIHDYIKEQSPTNAKEFTDGLFDELRELPNHPKAYRKSIKFDDETKRDLIYKGFVIPYSIETNGDLLILGIYKANQWKP; encoded by the coding sequence GTGGTAGTTTTTAATAATCGTTTTGAATATGAGCTAAAAACGATACACGACTACATAAAAGAGCAAAGCCCCACTAATGCCAAAGAGTTTACAGACGGACTTTTTGATGAGCTTAGAGAACTACCGAACCACCCTAAGGCATATCGCAAAAGTATAAAATTTGATGATGAAACAAAAAGAGACTTAATTTACAAAGGCTTTGTAATACCATACTCAATAGAAACTAATGGCGATTTACTTATTTTAGGAATTTACAAAGCCAACCAGTGGAAACCTTAA
- a CDS encoding MarC family protein, protein MEFFISTYAKMFFLMTPFFVLSVFMSVIETADDKTAKSLALRVTLSIVAITLVILFFGKHIFSLFGITIDAFKIGAGAILFLTAVSLVNGGKNDIKSSPETLMELAVVPLAIPITIGPGTIGMLLVFGITYEKMALFIVSLALVFAVLTIGAMLYSSNYIKKFIGRQGLLVMSKITGLILAGLSAQLVFEGVKAMMS, encoded by the coding sequence ATGGAGTTTTTCATATCCACATACGCAAAGATGTTTTTTCTAATGACACCATTTTTTGTACTTTCTGTTTTTATGAGTGTGATAGAAACAGCAGATGATAAAACAGCAAAATCCCTAGCCTTAAGAGTTACTCTTTCAATAGTTGCAATAACTCTTGTGATACTTTTCTTTGGTAAACATATATTTAGCCTTTTTGGTATAACTATTGATGCCTTTAAAATAGGTGCTGGAGCGATACTTTTTCTAACAGCAGTTAGTTTAGTAAATGGTGGCAAAAACGATATCAAAAGTAGCCCTGAAACCCTTATGGAACTAGCCGTTGTGCCACTTGCCATACCTATAACAATTGGTCCAGGAACTATTGGAATGCTTTTAGTTTTTGGTATCACTTATGAAAAAATGGCTCTTTTTATAGTGAGTCTTGCCTTGGTATTTGCTGTTTTGACTATCGGAGCGATGTTATACTCATCAAACTACATCAAAAAATTCATTGGTCGTCAAGGGCTTTTAGTGATGTCAAAGATAACAGGACTTATCTTAGCAGGACTATCAGCTCAACTAGTATTTGAAGGCGTCAAAGCGATGATGAGTTGA
- a CDS encoding tetratricopeptide repeat protein, whose amino-acid sequence MKKLITLLFMSLNLALANPIQEAQKALEVGDTQTAISKLTKECEKKTKNLAACHNLGLIYLNGYGKYSNLAEALRLFTLSCGGKTYQSCQSLGVMYENGIGVAKDLFMAFDYYEKSCDKSFWQGCVDLAYMYENGMGTRQDFTKAKELYEKACKNKEYSACVNLGLIYQNAKGVKKDLKKAEEFFKMACDNKNATSCHNLSVLYLNEHNQTGLLDSLAKSCEYGMVQNCLELGVAYTSGTNVEQNLTKAKEFFGKACDLRDLKGCDSYKILNEAGFK is encoded by the coding sequence ATGAAAAAACTAATCACCTTGCTATTTATGAGTCTAAATTTAGCCCTAGCTAATCCTATACAAGAAGCACAAAAAGCTCTAGAAGTTGGAGATACTCAAACAGCGATATCAAAACTAACCAAAGAGTGTGAGAAAAAAACCAAAAACCTAGCAGCTTGTCATAACCTAGGTCTTATATATCTAAATGGCTATGGCAAATACTCAAATTTAGCTGAAGCACTAAGGCTTTTTACACTTTCATGTGGTGGCAAGACATATCAAAGTTGTCAAAGTTTAGGGGTGATGTATGAAAACGGTATTGGTGTGGCAAAAGATCTATTTATGGCGTTTGACTACTATGAAAAGTCTTGCGATAAGAGCTTTTGGCAAGGTTGTGTAGATTTAGCTTATATGTATGAAAATGGTATGGGTACAAGGCAGGATTTTACAAAAGCAAAAGAGCTGTATGAAAAAGCTTGTAAAAACAAAGAGTACTCAGCTTGTGTAAATTTAGGTTTAATTTATCAAAACGCAAAAGGAGTAAAAAAAGATCTTAAAAAAGCTGAAGAGTTTTTTAAAATGGCTTGCGATAATAAAAATGCCACCTCTTGCCACAATCTTTCAGTGCTTTACCTTAATGAACATAACCAAACAGGGCTTTTGGATAGTCTTGCTAAATCTTGTGAGTATGGCATGGTTCAAAACTGCTTAGAACTTGGTGTAGCTTACACAAGCGGTACAAATGTAGAACAAAATCTTACAAAAGCTAAAGAATTCTTTGGTAAGGCGTGCGATTTAAGAGACTTAAAAGGTTGTGATAGCTATAAAATACTAAACGAAGCTGGGTTTAAGTAA
- a CDS encoding type II secretion system protein — MKKGFTMIELIFVIVILGILSAVAIPRLAATRDDAEVSKAATNVSTIISDISSYYTSQGTFAKDLDKMTNVALTEATGDLSKGEAATGNMRVSGEDCFTVTVTPRPTTNIKVGDLNTDIITIAAAKKVTKNGCKAAQANPQIVKMVSAKFDAQKCKTVETKEGKTSCTKWEPATNISGFPLTGLSVV, encoded by the coding sequence ATGAAAAAAGGTTTTACTATGATCGAGTTGATCTTCGTGATCGTAATTTTAGGTATATTATCAGCAGTTGCTATCCCAAGACTAGCAGCTACAAGAGATGATGCTGAAGTCAGTAAAGCAGCTACAAATGTTAGCACTATAATTTCAGATATTAGTTCATACTATACTTCTCAGGGAACATTTGCAAAAGATTTAGATAAAATGACTAACGTTGCTTTAACAGAAGCAACGGGAGATTTATCAAAAGGTGAAGCTGCAACCGGAAATATGAGAGTATCTGGTGAAGATTGCTTTACAGTGACTGTAACCCCTAGACCTACTACTAATATAAAAGTGGGTGATCTTAATACAGATATTATAACTATTGCAGCGGCAAAAAAAGTTACTAAAAATGGTTGTAAAGCTGCTCAAGCAAACCCACAAATAGTAAAAATGGTATCTGCAAAGTTTGATGCTCAAAAATGCAAAACAGTAGAAACAAAAGAAGGTAAGACTTCTTGTACTAAATGGGAACCCGCAACTAACATATCTGGCTTTCCTTTAACTGGTTTATCAGTAGTTTAA
- a CDS encoding type II toxin-antitoxin system VapC family toxin encodes MENKKLFLDTNILLDELFEDRVFSKATAKKIDGFIKDGYTFVLNALSLNTIWYIGAKKDRLKTLEFIKDFFKTDLFEVYEIKNRDIVEIISIIDKNPKADFEDLQQYICAKNSNSIAIITNDKNFPKIDLPLIRTENFD; translated from the coding sequence ATGGAAAATAAAAAGCTATTTTTAGATACAAATATCTTACTTGATGAGCTTTTTGAAGATAGAGTTTTTAGCAAAGCAACAGCAAAAAAGATAGATGGTTTTATAAAAGATGGATATACTTTTGTCTTAAATGCTCTTAGTTTAAATACTATTTGGTATATCGGAGCTAAAAAAGATAGGTTAAAAACACTAGAGTTTATAAAAGATTTTTTTAAAACTGATCTTTTTGAAGTTTATGAGATAAAAAATAGAGATATTGTAGAAATAATTAGCATAATTGACAAAAACCCAAAAGCTGATTTTGAAGACTTGCAACAATACATTTGTGCTAAAAACAGCAACTCAATCGCAATAATAACAAATGATAAAAACTTTCCAAAAATTGACCTACCGCTTATAAGAACTGAAAATTTTGATTAG
- a CDS encoding type II secretion system protein — MKRGFTMIELIFVIVILGILAAVAIPRLAATRDDAEISKALNNINTLVSDVGAYYTSQGQFAPNLSDMTNVPLVNTTGLTSAINAGGQPCISVTLTPDAPGVAGTSGPVPALITVANGTNTAGLCGKIQADPGFTRLTGATGTYVDSVTGASTTVNGIIVSGVPVVR; from the coding sequence ATGAAAAGAGGTTTTACTATGATCGAGTTGATCTTCGTGATCGTAATTTTAGGTATTTTAGCAGCAGTTGCTATTCCGAGACTAGCAGCTACAAGAGATGATGCTGAAATTTCAAAAGCATTAAATAACATTAACACTTTGGTATCAGATGTTGGTGCATATTACACTTCTCAAGGACAATTTGCTCCAAATCTAAGTGATATGACAAATGTTCCTTTGGTTAATACAACTGGTTTAACGTCTGCTATCAATGCTGGTGGTCAGCCTTGCATTAGTGTTACATTAACTCCAGATGCACCTGGCGTAGCTGGTACTAGTGGTCCAGTTCCAGCTCTAATAACAGTAGCAAATGGTACAAACACAGCTGGTCTATGTGGTAAAATACAAGCAGACCCTGGATTTACAAGATTAACTGGTGCTACTGGCACTTATGTAGATAGCGTAACTGGTGCAAGCACAACAGTAAATGGTATCATCGTAAGTGGTGTTCCAGTAGTTAGATAA
- a CDS encoding type II secretion system protein encodes MKKGFTMIELIFVIVILGILAAVAIPRLAATRDDAEITKTISNASFAIRDFTGYYTAQGDFNATAANMTNVQLVTEADKPQETSATAGKMTADDSEPAVFVPFKGQPCIGIKFLATEAAMVIVDNSGSLSGSSKTACASVAKAPGIDALIKSKFTAVDGSAKTGVRVGGTSNIKY; translated from the coding sequence ATGAAAAAAGGTTTTACTATGATCGAGTTGATCTTCGTGATCGTAATTTTAGGTATTTTAGCAGCAGTTGCTATTCCGAGACTAGCAGCTACAAGAGATGATGCAGAAATAACAAAAACTATCTCAAACGCTTCATTTGCTATTAGAGATTTTACAGGTTATTACACAGCACAGGGTGATTTTAATGCAACAGCAGCAAATATGACAAATGTTCAGTTAGTTACTGAAGCAGACAAACCACAAGAAACTAGTGCTACTGCTGGAAAAATGACTGCAGATGATAGTGAGCCAGCAGTATTTGTACCATTTAAAGGTCAGCCTTGCATAGGTATTAAATTTTTAGCGACTGAAGCAGCTATGGTGATAGTTGATAACTCAGGTAGTTTAAGTGGCTCAAGTAAAACTGCTTGCGCATCAGTTGCAAAAGCTCCTGGTATAGATGCTCTAATCAAGTCTAAGTTTACAGCCGTAGATGGATCAGCTAAAACTGGCGTAAGAGTTGGCGGAACATCTAATATAAAATATTAA
- a CDS encoding tyrosine-type recombinase/integrase, producing the protein MKLINHKGKIYLQFYLKSKLTKRSLNLTYTPKNIAYATKTLLPIFTKLKATKEHIQTKPSVFKHHSQSTPNFLFNLTTKAINSLPTTKLSTKINARSFTKRFFDFCQNKAIHTYTTKDFQDAIYRMKSANLSPRTIRTLFVYPRHAFKLAKAKNLVKNDPFLALKFPKILPKTHHIFTQKEINKLLLTATGELKSFLYIAFFTGLRSGEILALTKSDFDLDNNILFISKNQTRFELTTPKNAKSRQVLLPQKLKSYLVEIFRNFENQEFCKNSNQNSNDINFNSSFSQIPLFTKDYFCIYYEFQKLLKLLNLPKCGLHITRHTYTSLLIQQNTPQTLIAQTLGHSGLSQIHKTYAHHINSKNDLKLINKAFKFAL; encoded by the coding sequence ATGAAACTTATCAACCACAAAGGCAAAATTTACCTTCAGTTCTATCTAAAATCAAAACTTACTAAAAGATCTCTAAACCTTACCTACACCCCTAAAAACATAGCTTACGCTACTAAAACCTTGCTTCCTATATTTACTAAACTTAAGGCCACTAAAGAGCATATACAAACCAAACCTAGCGTCTTTAAGCACCACTCTCAATCAACACCAAATTTTCTTTTTAACCTAACCACCAAAGCCATAAATTCTCTGCCCACTACCAAGCTATCCACTAAAATAAATGCAAGAAGTTTTACCAAACGCTTTTTTGATTTTTGCCAAAACAAGGCTATCCATACCTACACCACAAAAGACTTCCAAGATGCTATTTATAGAATGAAAAGTGCCAACCTATCACCTAGAACTATTCGTACTTTATTTGTCTATCCAAGACATGCTTTTAAATTAGCAAAAGCTAAAAATTTAGTGAAAAATGACCCCTTTTTAGCCCTTAAATTTCCTAAAATACTACCAAAAACTCATCACATTTTTACCCAAAAAGAGATAAATAAGCTACTTTTGACCGCCACAGGCGAACTAAAGAGCTTTTTATACATAGCATTTTTTACTGGTCTTAGAAGCGGTGAGATTTTAGCTCTTACAAAAAGCGACTTCGATCTTGATAACAACATACTTTTTATTAGCAAAAACCAAACTCGCTTTGAGCTTACTACGCCTAAAAATGCAAAATCTAGGCAGGTATTGCTCCCACAAAAGTTAAAATCATATCTTGTAGAGATATTTAGAAATTTTGAAAATCAAGAATTTTGTAAAAATAGCAACCAAAACTCTAATGATATAAATTTTAACTCTTCTTTTTCTCAAATACCACTTTTTACTAAAGATTACTTCTGTATTTATTATGAATTTCAAAAACTCCTAAAGTTACTAAATCTTCCAAAATGCGGACTTCATATCACTCGTCATACCTATACATCACTTCTTATACAACAAAACACACCCCAAACTCTTATCGCGCAAACGCTAGGTCACAGCGGACTTTCACAAATTCATAAAACATACGCTCATCACATAAACTCAAAAAATGACCTTAAGCTTATAAACAAAGCCTTTAAATTTGCGTTGTAA
- a CDS encoding type II secretion system protein yields MKRGFTMIELIFVIVILGILAAVAIPRLAATRDDAEIVKVGTNMTTIISDLGAYYTSQGELADEISKMTNVQLAGVSGLEGDLMTAGKACIHFKATDYDETTKKPATLKVTQGDDSGEKICKKVYDLAAIDAILKGKYTYPKYDATTQKYTDTESDEGEVAISGVGVKF; encoded by the coding sequence ATGAAAAGAGGTTTTACTATGATCGAGTTGATCTTCGTGATCGTAATTTTAGGTATTTTAGCAGCAGTTGCTATCCCAAGACTAGCAGCTACAAGAGATGATGCAGAGATTGTAAAAGTTGGAACAAATATGACAACTATCATAAGTGACCTAGGTGCATACTATACTTCACAAGGCGAACTTGCAGATGAAATTTCAAAAATGACAAATGTTCAACTTGCTGGTGTAAGTGGTCTAGAGGGTGATTTAATGACAGCTGGAAAAGCTTGCATACATTTTAAAGCAACAGATTATGATGAGACTACAAAAAAACCAGCTACTCTAAAAGTTACTCAAGGTGATGATAGTGGTGAGAAAATTTGTAAAAAAGTATATGATTTAGCTGCAATAGATGCTATTTTAAAAGGAAAATATACATATCCTAAGTACGATGCTACAACTCAAAAATACACAGATACTGAAAGTGATGAAGGTGAAGTTGCTATAAGTGGTGTTGGCGTTAAGTTTTAA